In Lotus japonicus ecotype B-129 chromosome 5, LjGifu_v1.2, one genomic interval encodes:
- the LOC130720978 gene encoding probable 60S ribosomal protein L14, with amino-acid sequence MPFKRFVEVGRVALVNYGKDYGRLVVIVDIIDQNRALIDAPDMERSQMNLKRLSLTDIKIDIKRVPKKKDLIAAMEAADVKNKWEKSSWGRKLIVRKRRASLNDFDRFKIMLAKIKRAGAVRTELAKLKKTAA; translated from the exons ATG CCGTTCAAGAGGTTCGTTGAGGTAGGGAGGGTGGCTCTCGTCAACTATGGCAAGGATTATGGCAGGCTTGTCGTGATTGTGGATATCATTGACCAGAACAGG GCTCTTATTGATGCCCCTGACATGGAGAGGTCTCAAATGAATCTCAAGAGGCTTTCCCTCACTGACATCAAGATTGACATCAAAAGGGTTCCCAAGAAGAAGGATCTGATTGCTGCCATGGAAGCTGCAG ATGTTAAGAACAAGTGGGAGAAAAGCTCCTGGGGTAGGAAACTCATTGTCAGGAAGAGAAGGGCTTCCCTCAATGATTTTGATAGGTTCAAGATCATGTTGGCAAAGATCAAG AGGGCCGGTGCTGTTAGGACAGAGCTTGCAAAGCTGAAAAAGACCGCAGCTTAG
- the LOC130721494 gene encoding COP1-interacting protein 7 → MNSSTRLDSAVFQLTPTRTRFDLVITVKGKKEKLASGLLNPFLSHLKAAQDQMDKGGYSIVLEPEGVNDASWFTKGIVERFVRFVSTPEILERVYTLESEILQIEEAIAIQGNNSLGISTVEENQVKHVESTEGRKNHQDTNEEKAIVLYKPDAQPLEANGSTTSEGNSKVHLLKVLETRKSVLQKEQGMAFARAVAAGFDIDYIPALMSFAECFGASRLMDASTKFRDLWKRKHETGQWLEIDTAEMMSNRSDFIALNGSGIILPNMAATSHTELDSENNMKASSDVPPMDRQPFVGQQDNVQGQFPHHMFPPWPVHSPPGAVPVFQPYPVQGIPYYPTYPGNSPFMQPNFPPMEDPRLIAGQNMGLRRHSMDSGHSNAESRLQDEVDMERGGSQTGDRRKKGSRSGRQKSGKVVIRNINYITKTENSSGSGSDSYSASEIDEDEDNQESVKASKRRGPRKESSKKLNSSCEEEAYHGKDADGGAWQAFQTCLLRDVDENRHAIDQDQFNTEKVDGTRRKKHVVDDPLVFNEREMHQVQGSRTIDMHSISNGLIRMPKTSDDNLLLSVREGQSGGGWSADNAQSLEVNAKVGGYKRAAGDDFIIPKQESQSGNSHPFSDIESTSGLGYSNNSLQRKLFHEMNDDSYILEYRSVHVNDAGNIERNAIDIDSEFPMVHQKEEKPSNDINSINYQPDVLSMMPERGAESGSMSYDPALDYEMQAQGTGALQSKNNELSADTKPGSKRLDKEPKSKPTPSSSDKRKTTGPVRRGKNSKPSPLDEARARAERLRNYKADLQKIKKEKEEEDIKRLEALKMERQRRIAARNSSSTTQSPVSSQLNKKQFPSKLSPSSYKGSKFSDSQPGPSSPLQRFPTRTTSVGSSDSLKGSKTSRLNTRRSDLDENKLTRSVSSLPESKPEKGDNSTDTKASMARIRRLSEPKVSTTRQTSSAKPTISKIKATDVPERKKISAIVSHDKSKTAAFPELKTRTPKASDIVQNVSSVKEKIEKMDDNKSSVNSEGTLLKTNEMGFSSNNDGDDNPVVEKTVVMLEFEKPYDPAIHKSAEKTEIPKVHCDNGKFTEKTDSASYYVVTAPDSPPSMNVIDKETLESQSHLQPISSEVKMDNTENELSKASNICTVEETYHAPYARVSSMEDPSTRNSEYGRAAPAGLETAAVDVETVKAHVSDIRNSTLEKIPEAVEKPQVKESPKGFRRLLKFGKKSHGSATAGHNTESDNVSIDGSEADEIGVNGSSNEVHTLKNLISQDEIPTASSTQQKSSRSFSLLSPFRSKNSEKKIMMA, encoded by the exons ATGAACTCCTCAACAAGGTTGGATTCAGCTGTGTTTCAGCTCACACCCACTAGAACAAG GTTTGACTTGGTTATAACTGTGAAAGGAAAGAAGGAGAAACTTGCCTCAGGCTTGCTCAACCCATTTCTGTCCCACTTGAAGGCTGCTCAGGATCAAATGGACAAGGGTGGTTATTCAATTGTTCTTGAGCCTGAGGGTGTCAATGATGCCTCATGGTTTACAAAAGGAATTGTTGAAAG GTTTGTTCGTTTTGTGAGCACTCCTGAGATATTGGAACGTGTGTATACTTTAGAATCAGAAATCTTACAAATTGAAGAGGCTATTGCAATTCAAGGAAACAATTCTTTAGGGATTAGCACT GTGGAAGAAAACCAAGTAAAGCATGTGGAAAGCACTGAAG GCAGAAAGAATCACCAGGATACTAATGAGGAGAAAGCAATTGTACTTTACAAG CCTGATGCACAGCCACTTGAAGCAAATGGAAGCACCACATCAGAAGGAAATTCAAA AGTTCATCTTCTGAAGGTCCTAGAGACGCGTAAATCAGTACTGCAGAAAGAGCAAGGCATGGCATTTGCACGTGCTGTTGCTGCTGGTTTTGACATTGACTACATACCAGCTTTGATGTCATTTGCTGAATGCTTTGGGGCATCTCGCTTGAT GGATGCATCCACAAAATTTAGGGATCTTTGGAAAAGAAAACATGAAACGGGACAATGGCTTGAAATTGATACTGCTGAAATGATGTCCAATCGCTCAGACTTCATTGCATTAAATGGATCTGGCATTATACTTCCCAATATGGCCGCTACTTCCCACACTGAATTGGACTCAGAGAACAATATGAAAGCAAGTTCAG ATGTGCCTCCAATGGACCGCCAACCATTTGTCGGCCAACAAGATAATGTTCAAGGTCAGTTTCCACATCATATGTTCCCTCCTTGGCCTGTTCATTCTCCCCCAGGTGCTGTACCAGTCTTTCAGCCATATCCAGTGCAAGGAATACCCTACTATCCCACATATCCAGGAAACAGCCCATTTATGCAGCCAAATTTTCCTCCTATGGAAGACCCAAGACTAATTGCTGGTCAAAATATGGGGCTCAGAAGGCATTCCATGGATAGTGGACACAGCAATGCTGAATCAAGGTTGCAGGATGAAGTGGATATGGAGAGAGGAGGTTCACAGACAGGAGATCGACGGAAGAAGGGTAGCCGATCAGGTAGACAGAAATCTGGCAAGGTGGTCATTCGGAATATCAATTACATAACGAAGACAGAGAACTCTTCTGGAAGTGGATCAGATTCATATTCTGCCTCAGAAATTGACGAAGATGAAGATAATCAGGAATCTGTGAAGGCATCAAAAAGAAGGGGACCCAGAAAAGAATCTTCGAAGAAGTTGAATTCATCTTGCGAGGAAGAAGCTTACCATGGGAAGGATGCAGATGGAGGAGCCTGGCAAGCATTTCAAACTTGTTTACTCAGAGATGTTGATGAAAACAGACATGCCATTGACCAAGACCAATTTAACACGGAAAAGGTAGATGGAACCAGAAGAAAAAAGCATGTTGTCGATGATCCTTTGGTTTTTAATGAGCGGGAAATGCATCAAGTTCAAGGCAGTCGTACTATCGATATGCATAGCATTAGCAATGGACTGATCCGCATGCCGAAGACATCCGAtgataatttattattatctGTAAGGGAAGGGCAGTCTGGTGGCGGTTGGTCTGCAGATAATGCACAATCTTTAGAAGTGAATGCAAAAGTTGGTGGTTATAAGAGGGCTGCCGGTGATGATTTCATCATTCCCAAACAAGAAAGTCAGTCTGGCAATTCACATCCTTTCTCAGATATAGAATCTACCAGTGGACTAGGTTATTCGAACAATAGTTTGCAAAGGAAGTTGTTTCATGAGATGAATGACGATTCCTACATTTTGGAGTATAGATCAGTCCATGTCAACGATGCTGGAAATATTGAGAGAAATGCTATTGACATAGACTCTGAGTTCCCAATGGTGCATCAGAAGGAAGAAAAACCTTCTAATGACATAAACAGTATCAATTATCAGCCAGATGTATTAAGCATGATGCCTGAACGAGGAGCTGAAAGCGGATCAATGAGTTATGACCCTGCTTTAGACTATGAAATGCAGGCGCAGGGTACTGGTGCTTTACAAAGTAAGAACAACGAGTTATCAGCTGACACTAAACCAGGATCTAAGAGGTTAGATAAGGAGCCAAAATCAAAACCTACTCCAAGTAGTTCTGATAAAAGAAAGACCACCGGACCAGTAAGGAGAGGGAAGAATTCTAAACCTAGTCCTTTGGATGAAGCACGGGCACGTGCTGAGAGATTACGGAACTACAAAGCTGATCTTCAGAAAATTAAGAAAGAGAAG gAAGAGGAAGACATAAAACGCCTAGAAGCTCTAAAGATGGAGAGGCAAAGGAGGATTGCTGCCAGGAATAGCTCAAGCACTACACAGTCGCCAGTCTCATCACAGCTAAACAAGAAACAATTTCCGTCAAAGCTTTCACCAAGCTCTTATAAAGGATCAAAATTTAGTGATTCACAGCCAGGACCATCCTCACCGCTTCAAAGATTCCCCACCAGAACTACTTCTGTTGGATCGAGTGATTCTTTAAAGGGCTCAAAAACCAGCAGACTCAATACCAGAAGAAGTGACTTGGACGAAAACAAATTAACCCGATCAGTGTCTTCTTTGCCTGAATCTAAGCCAGAGAAGGGTGATAACTCAACTGATACTAAGGCATCAATGGCACGGATTAGAAGATTGTCAGAACCCAAAGTGAGTACAACTCGTCAGACTTCCTCAGCTAAACCGACAATATCAAAGATTAAAGCAACTGATGTACCTGAGAGAAAAAAGATTTCTGCTATTGTGAGTCATGATAAAAGCAAGACAGCAGCCTTCCCAGAACTGAAAACCAGAACACCTAAAGCAAGTGACATTGTCCAAAACGTATCGTCAGTCAAAGAGAAGATTGAGAAGATGGATGATAACAAATCTTCTGTGAACTCAGAAGGCACTCTGCTCAAGACAAATGAAATGGGATTTTCATCCAATAATGATGGAGATGACAATCCTGTAGTTGAGAAGACTGTTGTGATGCTTGAGTTTGAGAAACCTTATGACCCTGCTATTCATAAGTCAGCAGAAAAAACTGAGATTCCGAAGGTACATTGTGATAATGGTAAATTTACAGAGAAAACTGACTCAGCATCCTATTATGTTGTTACTGCTCCCGATTCACCACCAAGCATGAATGTAATAGATAAAGAAACCTTGGAAAGCCAATCACACCTGCAACCCATATCTTCTGAG GTCAAAATGGATAATACTGAAAATGAACTTTCAAAAGCATCCAATATTTGTACTGTTGAGGAGACATATCATGCCCCTTATGCTCGAGTTTCTTCTATGGAAGATCCTAGTACAAGAAACAGTGAGTATGGTAGAGCTGCCCCTGCAGGTTTAGAGACTGCAGCAGTTGATGTTGAGACTGTTAAAGCACATGTGTCCGACATTAGGAACTCAACACTTGAGAAGATTCCTGAAGCAGTTGAGAAGCCTCAGGTGAAGGAATCACCGAAAGGGTTCAGACGACTGTTGAAGTTTGGAAAAAAGAGTCATGGCTCGGCTACTGCTGGACACAACACCGAGTCAGATAATGTTAGCATCGATGGTTCTGAGGCAGATGAGATTGGAGTTAATGGTTCCAGTAACGAAG TTCATACCTTGAAGAATTTGATCTCTCAAGATGAAATTCCTACTGCCAGCTCAACTCAACAAAAGT CTTCTCGCTCTTTCTCCTTGTTATCGCCATTTCGAAGCAAGAATAGTGAGAAAAAGATTATGATGGCTTGA
- the LOC130716913 gene encoding glycolipid transfer protein 1-like codes for MEGTVFAPALEGIKHVKSEQGEILSQPFLDVCKHILPVIDKFGAAMALVKADIGGNISRLESKYTSNSTRFNYLYSLVQVEVETKTAKSSSSCTNGLLWLTRAMDFLVALFQNLLDHEDWSMSQACTDAYTKTLKKWHGWLASSSFTVAMKLAPDRKKFMEVLQGGGDIKTDIQQFCTTFSPLLEENHKFLARFGLDDMKAS; via the exons ATGGAAGGGACCGTTTTCGCTCCTGCGCTGGAAGGAATTAAGCATGTAAAGTCTGAACAAGGAGAAATTCTATCCCAGCCTTTCTTGGATGTGTGCAAGCATATACTTCCTGTTATAG ATAAGTTTGGAGCTGCTATGGCCCTTGTTAAAGCTGACATAGGTGGTAACATATCG AGATTGGAATCTAAATATACCTCCAATTCAACCAGATTCAACTACCTCTACAGTTTGGTACAAGTAGAGGTTGAAACTAAAACTGCCAAGTCATCATCCAGTTGTACCAATGGACTTCTTTGGCTTACAAG AGCAATGGATTTCTTGGTGGCTTTGTTCCAAAACTTACTTGACCATGAGGATTGGTCAATGTCACAAGCCTGTACAGATGCTTATACCAAGACTCTAAAGAAGTGGCATGGCTGGCTTGCTAGTTCTAGCTTCACT GTAGCGATGAAGCTTGCTCCTGACAGGAAAAAGTTCATGGAGGTGTTGCAAGGCGGTGGTGATATCAAAACTGACATTCAGCAATTTTGTAccaccttttctcctctccttgaaGAGAATCACAAGTTTCTG GCTCGTTTTGGCTTGGATGATATGAAGGCATCATGA
- the LOC130721555 gene encoding putative protein phosphatase 2C-like protein 44: MGFRYLRLKLKVFRLKRILLRLAGRKRKLLPAKKPSWMTPVTHGYRVVQHHVIRDGSDDSDLDSVVVQREQIDHTELWYFGIFDALIGDRVTKYMQSHLFGKKLQEAHIRRKGKETLKRAYLGVRAKIKQEQKSEETSRMGSASAMVINGEKLVIATMGDYRTVVCRDGIAYETTSTYNQSAKTHWSRRLFAGNTAYTRHFRGPELVIRGESIDSDTEFLILASSGIWEVMKNQEAVNLISHIEDPQEAADCLAKEALIRMSRSNISCLIIRFD, translated from the exons ATGGGATTCAGATATCTTCGTCTCAAGCTCAAG GTTTTCCGGCTAAAACGGATTCTGCTACGACTTGCAGGCAGGAAGAGAAAGCTATTGCCAGCAAAGAAGCCTTCATGGATGACGCCGGTAACACATGGTTATCGTGTGGTGCAGCATCATGTGATCAGAGATGGCTCTGATGACTCAGACCTTGATTCAGTGGTGGTCCAAAGAGAGCAAATTGATCACACAGAACTGTGGTATTTTGGAATATTTGATGCACTGATTGGAGACAGGGTTACCAAGTACATGCAATCCCATTTATTTGGCAAGAAGCTTCAAGAG GCTCAtataaggagaaaaggtaaAGAAACTCTGAAGAGAGCTTACCTGGGTGTAAGGGCAAAGATCAAACAGGAACAGAAATCAGAAGAGACATCCAGAATGGGTTCAGCATCTGCTATGGTAATCAATGGAGAAAAACTTGTGATAGCCACCATGGGAGATTACAGAACTGTAGTGTGTAGAGATGGCATAGCTTATGAGACAACCAGCACATACAACCAATCAGCCAAAACACATTGGTCTCGCAGGCTCTTTGCAG GTAATACAGCATATACAAGGCATTTTAGAGGCCCAGAGCTTGTTATCAGAGGTGAAAGCATTGATTCAGATACTGAGTTTTTAATATTAGCAAGCAGTGGCATATGGGAG GTAATGAAGAACCAAGAGGCTGTGAATCTGATCAGTCACATAGAGGATCCACAAGAAGCAGCTGATTGTTTAGCAAAGGAAGCTTTAATTAGAATGAGCAGAAGCAACATTTCATGCTTAATCATTCGTTTTGACTAA